The Vespula vulgaris chromosome 17, iyVesVulg1.1, whole genome shotgun sequence genome includes a window with the following:
- the LOC127069952 gene encoding uncharacterized protein LOC127069952: SLNKITNGNVKTKPEEKIKFQADKLSQGDKKRENLAERIDIYYFDHGNSAYYRTTDSPPILKTEKCAEKTDQAATRFWAEIFGTIHIGTAFITAFILQLIRFILFSLIRPLTVGILQLFADYFVKPLLSIIFNALIQPILILLYNIATSIKDLCEPLAETVGLFLREIANLCRSIRIIEIRYENKGSST; encoded by the exons tctttaaataaaatcacgAATGGTAATGTAAAAACAAAAcccgaagagaaaataaaatttcaagctGACAAATTAAGTCAAGgtgacaaaaaaagagaaaatcttgCCGAAAGAATCGACATTTATTACTTCGATCATGGAAATTCTGC ATATTATCGAACAACAGATTCACCACCTatattaaaaacagaaaaatgtgCTGAAAAGACCGACCAAGCAGCAACACGTTTTTGGGCTGAAATATTTGGCACCATTCATATAGGAACAGCATTTATAACAGCTTTTATTCTACAACTGATAAGATTCATATTATTCAGTCTTATTCGGCCATTGACTGTTGGTATATTGCAATTATTTGCAGATTATTTCGTGAAACCTCtactttcgataatatttaacgCATTGATACAAccaattttaatacttttatacaaTATTGCAACATCTATCAAAGATCTTTGTGAACCATTGGCAGAAACTGTTGGTTTATTTTTAAGAGAGATAGCAAATCTATGTAGATCGATTAggataatagaaataagataTGAAAATAAGGGTTCTTCTACTTGA
- the LOC127070034 gene encoding MOB kinase activator-like 2 isoform X1 yields MLRSPARVILHQEGNNVTSGVSSSSSTMSAPATPVHHGGGGGSTTTTTTTTPASSSSRLSLLDTCHRKIRLFGELVAKARRKEKDAGTTEDPKLYLEEATLERQLPELDLRMLVDLPPGLDYNEWLASHTLALFDHINLVYGTISEFCTMTGCPDMTGPGLRTYLWFDEKGKKTRVAAPQYIDYVMTFTQRTVSDETIFPTKYANEFPSSFESIVRKILRLLYHVVAHIYHCHFREVALLGLHAHLNCVFAHLTLLNQRFNLIDPKETEILGDLEAALLGDSSSTPSQTLAIQETPTTTS; encoded by the exons ATGTTACGTTCACCTGCTCGAGTTATACTCCATCAGGAGGGAAACAACGTAACTTCAGGTGTATCGTCGTCCTCATCGACAATGTCAGCACCTGCAACTCCTGTTCATcatggtggtggaggtggtagtacaactactactactactactaccccAGCAAGTTCATCGTCACGACTCTCCCTTCTCGACACCTGCCACAGGAAAATCAGGCTCTTCGGCGAACTCGTCGC AAAAGCCcgacgaaaggagaaagatgcGGGAACTACAGAGGATCCTAAACTCTATTTGGAAGAGGCAACTTTAGAAAGACAGCTGCCTGAGTTAGACTTAAGAATGCTAGTTGATCTGCCACCTGGTTTGGATTATAATGAGTGGCTAGCATCGCATACCCTCGCACTGTTCGATCATATTAATCTCGTGTATGGTACTATATCCGAGTTTTGCACTATGACTGGTTGCCCAGATATGACTGGTCCTGGTCTGAG GACATATTTATGGTTTGACGAGAAGGGTAAGAAAACGAGGGTGGCAGCGCCACAGTATATAGATTATGTTATGACATTCACACAACGCACTGTTAGCGATGAAACTATATTTCCTACTAAATATG caAATGAATTTCCAAGTTCGTTCGAATCAATAGTGCGTAAGATCCTGCGGCTACTGTACCATGTGGTGGCACACATTTACCACTGCCACTTCCGAGAGGTGGCACTTTTGGGGTTGCACGCTCACCTCAATTGTGTATTTGCTCACCTCACTCTCCTTAATCAACGCTTCAATCTTATTGATCCCAAGGAAACGGAAATCCTAGGAGACTTAGAGGCTGCTCTTTTGG gTGATTCATCATCCACGCCTTCGCAAACTTTAGCCATCCAGGAGACTCCGACCACAACCAGCTAG
- the LOC127070034 gene encoding MOB kinase activator-like 2 isoform X2, with the protein MMRCRTRTVAYEISMRTSVSRCLRGGENIISVSARKARRKEKDAGTTEDPKLYLEEATLERQLPELDLRMLVDLPPGLDYNEWLASHTLALFDHINLVYGTISEFCTMTGCPDMTGPGLRTYLWFDEKGKKTRVAAPQYIDYVMTFTQRTVSDETIFPTKYANEFPSSFESIVRKILRLLYHVVAHIYHCHFREVALLGLHAHLNCVFAHLTLLNQRFNLIDPKETEILGDLEAALLGDSSSTPSQTLAIQETPTTTS; encoded by the exons ATGATGCGGTGTAGGACCAGAACTG TCGCATACGAAATCTCCATGAGGACGTCAGTCTCTCGTTGTCTCAGAGGCGGCGAGAACATTATATCCGTTAGTGCTCG AAAAGCCcgacgaaaggagaaagatgcGGGAACTACAGAGGATCCTAAACTCTATTTGGAAGAGGCAACTTTAGAAAGACAGCTGCCTGAGTTAGACTTAAGAATGCTAGTTGATCTGCCACCTGGTTTGGATTATAATGAGTGGCTAGCATCGCATACCCTCGCACTGTTCGATCATATTAATCTCGTGTATGGTACTATATCCGAGTTTTGCACTATGACTGGTTGCCCAGATATGACTGGTCCTGGTCTGAG GACATATTTATGGTTTGACGAGAAGGGTAAGAAAACGAGGGTGGCAGCGCCACAGTATATAGATTATGTTATGACATTCACACAACGCACTGTTAGCGATGAAACTATATTTCCTACTAAATATG caAATGAATTTCCAAGTTCGTTCGAATCAATAGTGCGTAAGATCCTGCGGCTACTGTACCATGTGGTGGCACACATTTACCACTGCCACTTCCGAGAGGTGGCACTTTTGGGGTTGCACGCTCACCTCAATTGTGTATTTGCTCACCTCACTCTCCTTAATCAACGCTTCAATCTTATTGATCCCAAGGAAACGGAAATCCTAGGAGACTTAGAGGCTGCTCTTTTGG gTGATTCATCATCCACGCCTTCGCAAACTTTAGCCATCCAGGAGACTCCGACCACAACCAGCTAG
- the LOC127070034 gene encoding MOB kinase activator-like 2 isoform X3 has translation MFGLGSRKVLKYSAIDPSLSIDVEDTVTCFCRKARRKEKDAGTTEDPKLYLEEATLERQLPELDLRMLVDLPPGLDYNEWLASHTLALFDHINLVYGTISEFCTMTGCPDMTGPGLRTYLWFDEKGKKTRVAAPQYIDYVMTFTQRTVSDETIFPTKYANEFPSSFESIVRKILRLLYHVVAHIYHCHFREVALLGLHAHLNCVFAHLTLLNQRFNLIDPKETEILGDLEAALLGDSSSTPSQTLAIQETPTTTS, from the exons ATGTTCGGTCTTGGGAGCAGGAAGGTCCTGAAATACTCCGCCATCGACCCTTCGCTCTCCATCGATGTCGAGGACACGGTCACGTGCTTCTGCAG AAAAGCCcgacgaaaggagaaagatgcGGGAACTACAGAGGATCCTAAACTCTATTTGGAAGAGGCAACTTTAGAAAGACAGCTGCCTGAGTTAGACTTAAGAATGCTAGTTGATCTGCCACCTGGTTTGGATTATAATGAGTGGCTAGCATCGCATACCCTCGCACTGTTCGATCATATTAATCTCGTGTATGGTACTATATCCGAGTTTTGCACTATGACTGGTTGCCCAGATATGACTGGTCCTGGTCTGAG GACATATTTATGGTTTGACGAGAAGGGTAAGAAAACGAGGGTGGCAGCGCCACAGTATATAGATTATGTTATGACATTCACACAACGCACTGTTAGCGATGAAACTATATTTCCTACTAAATATG caAATGAATTTCCAAGTTCGTTCGAATCAATAGTGCGTAAGATCCTGCGGCTACTGTACCATGTGGTGGCACACATTTACCACTGCCACTTCCGAGAGGTGGCACTTTTGGGGTTGCACGCTCACCTCAATTGTGTATTTGCTCACCTCACTCTCCTTAATCAACGCTTCAATCTTATTGATCCCAAGGAAACGGAAATCCTAGGAGACTTAGAGGCTGCTCTTTTGG gTGATTCATCATCCACGCCTTCGCAAACTTTAGCCATCCAGGAGACTCCGACCACAACCAGCTAG
- the LOC127070024 gene encoding vitellogenin receptor-like translates to MLRLLRILLCCISILQVLSEDFECKKPEWFQCDNGRCISYTFECDGENDCDDLSDEKECFNFKLKPPPVNCSTEEFKCDDNTCIPIEKFCDTWNDCSDNSDEYNGCIKDKQCKNFRCNDGHCVRNEWVCDGTKDCPDGTDEINCDGISLPPNKCTNEIDRYLCKNQRCISMNQTCDKKDDCGDNSDEDFDECTKSENLCSHVQKCEQICRRTPRGPACSCWSGYKLINNRTCEDINECEIFGTCYQHCTNNAGSYICSCNPGYNLQEDKRSCKADAGEALMFLASKTEIRGYYIDSKIYFPVLNNLQHAVGIAVDAENIYWTDVNHGEEAIFKSDQYGTNKTVIVTAGVSTSEDVAIDWVTGNIYFTDSSYKRIGVCDENGTYCTVVIKENIEKPRAIVLSSKSGIMYWSDWSSNSHIAMASMDGKNHIKFVKDNINWPNGLTIDDPNDRLYWVDAKLKIIESIRLDGRDRRTILTDVINHPYSLAIFENKLYWNDWSSNTIESCDKFTGKDWKTLLHTTSMTYGIQIYHSVFKPKILNPCSYNPCSQICLLNSNNSYTCACTLDTELAADNHACRVIKKKEHIMIASGSTFIDYYHELLGKPKMSSSKTMKHITALAYDSLTGDILVNDQLTNMIYRYNMSTGLFESIMTVSNEVLGDMDFDFVGNNLYWSDIKQKTIEVHSFDTKGKTVFYFHEEPHDISLAFEERMMYVVFRSGDVYRIHKLQMNGLGPRVTLVDQNLLGPKISLCYDSETKRLYWADQGAGNIDSISGQGDNKYLFRTGLSEPMSLAILGENVFWTQRESNNLFWGHKNKDLQLLKKIPLEIPNKFNTIHLMAMHGVYYNNNEQGCRKNNGNCSHVCLPTDHNSYICACPPGMMLNHDMQTCILQSVCAEDEIKCSEHDTCIKLKQKCDGRMDCPNGEDESNECDRIGLCEKNQFACRNGECISLESHCNSRYDCKDHSDEENCTAVKCTSDEFECHEGGCISKYFVCNSKFDCPDFSDEMNCNSHTCSSNDFKCDIGTCIPNSWVCDGDIDCYDGSDEDRKCIQTICKDNLYTCKNNHCIDKLLLCNGLDDCGDNSDEDHCSHGEKMKLVICNKDEFRCYDTNICLPKSKRCNGQQDCPKNDDEHDCPNCQHGEYTCENNKCITQEWVCDKFDDCGDSSDEKYCSGDSLKIKGIVSKNDCKEFRCNDGKCLPFSKVCDKYEDCSDGSDEFKECMQACMINNPCKHVCHKTPLGPVCACNTGYRLAPDRVSCVDVNECEDSVCSQICHNTQGSFICSCESGYVLQKDKISCKATGSQMEIITVAGYDVRKSTLTLSEIEVIHHDPNFEIYGLDINVKENAVYWSNVILGTITKINVKTKEKKIVDVGRPGAIAVDWITDNVYFYSDNRPYAIKVCNLEQGKCAKVLTINGTGKVQSISVDPIKGLLFWSQTDWLSQSGPRSEIYKSSMTGTHVTAIVTRHLGVVQKLTIDYRKSRLYWGDTQLNVIESSNLDGSDRKIFLETEFQPLDVKVYQDSLYWLLSNTGNIRKCKLNSKTTCTTVVGSQIVTKHFTIFHNTMQPLVRNKCQGQECAYMCLLNEQNFTCFCQYGKPIDNDFACKEDSKIYISSISLNEQKRANTQNKGTIAGIAIVLVAVITILSAYYYYQQLKINRRKKNDMSIHFQNPSYDEKNEIRNSFNCMISALPPGEHEYINPIINISSKFDDQEKEKQKIIEVQYSDHSESEIEDTQYSQNSKLLR, encoded by the exons ATGCTACGTCTTCTTCGCATACTACTATGTTGTATTTCCATTTTGCAAGTATTATCTGAAG ATTTTGAATGCAAAAAACCGGAATGGTTCCAATGCGATAACGGGAGATGCATATCGTATACTTTCGAATGTGACGGTGAAAACGATTGTGACGATCTGTCAGACGAAAAGGAATGTTTCAATTTCAAA CTTAAACCACCGCCGGTAAATTGCAGTACGGAGGAGTTTAAATGCGACGACAACACCTGCATACCGATCGAGAAATTTTGCGACACATGGAACGATTGCAGCGATAACAGCGACGAGTACAACGGTTGCATTAAAGAT AAACAATGTAAGAATTTCCGATGCAACGATGGCCATTGTGTAAGAAACGAATGGGTTTGCGATGGAACGAAGGACTGTCCGGACGGTACCGATGAGATCAATTGCG ATGGCATTTCTTTACCGCCTAACAAATGCACCAATGAGATCGATCGTTATCTTTGTAAAAATCAACGATGTATCTCGATGAATCAAACATGTGATAAGAAAGATGATTGTGGTGATAATTCAGATGAAGATTTTGATGAGTGTACGAAAT ctGAGAATCTCTGTTCACACGTTCAAAAATGTGAACAAATTTGTAGAAGAACACCGAGAGGTCCTGCTTGTTCCTGCTGGTCAGGATACAAGTTAATAAACAACCGCACCTGTGAAG ATATAAACGAATGTGAAATATTTGGAACCTGTTATCAACATTGTACGAACAATGCTGGATCTTACATTTGTTCCTGCAATCCAGGCTACAATTTGCAAGAAGATAAGAGAAGTTGCAAAGCCGACG cTGGAGAAGCATTAATGTTTTTGGCCTCGAAAACAGAGATTCGTGGATATTATATAGactcaaaaatatattttcccgTACTTAACAATTTGCAACACGCTGTTGGAATAGCCGTTGATGCAGAGAATATTTATTGGACAGATGTTAATCATGGTGAAGAAGCTATATTTAAAAGTGATCAGTATGGGACAAATAAAACAGTGATCGTTACTGCAg GTGTGAGTACATCAGAAGATGTAGCAATTGATTGGGTAACTGGAAATATATACTTCACTGATAGTTCATATAAACGTATTGGAGTATGCGATGAAAATGGAACATATTGTACAGTAGTGATCAAGGAAAATATAGAGAAACCAAGAGCTATAGTTCTTTCATCTAAATCTgg taTAATGTATTGGTCTGATTGGAGCTCGAATTCCCACATTGCAATGGCATCGATGGATggaaaaaatcatattaaatttgtcaaggataatattaattgGCCAAATGGTTTAACGATTGATGATCCAAATGATAGATTGTATTGGGTCgatgcaaaattaaaaattattgaatctATACGTTTGGATGGTAGAGATAGGAGA acAATATTAACCGATGTGATAAACCATCCGTATTCTTTAgcgatttttgaaaataaattatattggaATGATTGGTCCTCGAACACCATAGAATCCTGTGATAAATTCACAGGAAAGGATTGGAAAACTTTGCTTCATACGACTAGTATGACTTATGGGATTCAAATTTATCACTCTGTTTTTAAACCAAaa attTTAAATCCATGTAGTTATAATCCTTGCTCACAAATTTGCCTGTTGAATTCAAATAATAGTTACACTTGTGCTTGTACATTGGATACAGAACTTGCTGCTGATAATCACGCTTGTAGAG tgattaagaagaaagaacatatTATGATCGCAAGTGGAAGTACTTTTATAGATTACTATCATGAACTTCTGGGTAAACCGAAAATGAGCTCAAGTAAAACAATGAAACATATCACTGCTTTGGCATATGACTCTTTAACAG gtGACATTCTTGTCAATGATCAACTCACAAATATGATTTATCGTTACAACATGAGTACCGGTCTCTTCGAAAGTATAATGACTGTGTCTAATGAGGTACTTGGTGACATGGATTTTGACTTTGTtggtaataatttatactgGTCTGATATAAAACAGAAGACTATTGAAGTTCATAGTTTTGATACAAAAGGGAAGACTGTCTTTTACTTTCACGAGGAACCGCATGATATCTCATTGGCATTTGAAGAACG AATGATGTACGTAGTATTTCGTTCTGGTGACGTATATCGTATACATAAACTACAAATGAATGGACTGGGTCCACGAGTAACTTTAGTGGATCAGAACTTACTTGGTCCAAAAATTTCCTTGTGTTACGACAGTGAAACTAAGAGATTATATTGGGCTGATCAAGGTGCTGGTAATATTGATAGTATCTCTGGTCAAG GagacaataaatatttatttcgaactGGTTTATCAGAGCCAATGAGCCTTGCAATACttggagaaaatgttttttggACTCAACGAGAatctaacaatttattttgGGGGCACAAAAACAAAGATCTGCaacttttgaagaaaattccTTTGG AAATACCCAATAAATTCAATACAATACATTTAATGGCTATGCATGGAGtgtattataacaataatgagCAAGGTTGTcgtaaaaataatggaaactGTTCTCATGTATGTCTACCAACAGATCATAATTcttat atCTGTGCTTGCCCACCAGGAATGATGTTGAATCATGATATGCAAACGTGTATCCTTCAGTCAGTTTGTGCAGAGGATGAAATTAAATGTTCAGAACACGATACCTGCATAAAAttgaaacaaaa ATGTGATGGAAGAATGGATTGTCCTAATGGTGAAGATGAATCAAATGAATGTGATCGTATTGGATTATgcgaaaaaaatcaatttgcCTGTAGAAATGGAGAATGCATAAGTCTTGAAAGTCATTGCAATTCACGTTACGATTGTAAGGATCATTCGGATGAGGAAAATTGTACTGCTGTTAAATGTACATCCG ATGAATTCGAGTGCCACGAAGGTGGCTGCATATCAAAGTATTTTGTTTGTAACTCCAAGTTTGATTGTCCTGATTTTTCCGACGAAATGAATTGCAACTCGCATACTTGTTCTTCCAATGATTTTAAGTGCGATATTGGTACATGTATTCCGAATAGTTGGGTCTGTGATGGTGAT atcgATTGCTATGATGGATCAGACGAAGATCGAAAATGTATACAAACCATTTGCAAGgacaatttatatacatgtaagaATAATCATTGTATAGACAAATTGTTACTTTGCAATGGTCTCGATGATTGTGGTGATAATTCTGATGAAGATCATTGCTCGCATggggaaaaaatgaaactcgTAATTTGTAATAAGGACGAATTCAGATGCTACGATACTAATATATGTCTTCCTAAAAGTAAAAG ATGTAATGGTCAACAGGATTGTCCAAAGAACGATGATGAACATGATTGTCCAAATTGTCAACATGGTGAATACACctgtgaaaataataaatgtataacgCAAGAATGGGTATGCGATAAATTTGATGATTGTGGTGATAGTTCTGATGAAAAGTATTGTAGCGGAGATAGCTTGAAAATTAAGGGTATAGTCTCCAAGAATGATTGTAAAGAGTTTCGTTGTAATGATGGCAAATGTCTTCCTTTTAGCAAAGTTTGCGATAAATACGAAGATTGTTCAGATGGCAGCGATGAGTTTAAAGAATGCA TGCAGGCATGCATGATAAACAATCCCTGTAAACATGTGTGTCACAAAACACCATTAGGACCTGTTTGTGCTTGTAATACTGGATATCGTTTAGCTCCTGATAGAGTAAGTTGTGTCGATGTAAATGAATGCGAGGACAGTGTATGTTCTCAGATTTGTCATAATACTCAAGGCTCATTCATATGTTCTTGTGAAAGTGGATATGTTTTACAAAAGGACAAAATTTCTTGTAAAGCTACTG gCTCACAAATGGAGATAATAACAGTTGCTGGATATGACGTGAGAAAAAGTACGTTGACATTGAGCGAGATTGAGGTCATCCATCATGATCCAAATTTCGAGATTTATGGGCTCGACATTAATGTGAAAGAAAACGCTGTTTATTGGTCTAAcg TTATACTTggaacaataacaaaaataaatgtcaaaacaaaagaaaaaaagatagttgATGTTGGAAGACCTGGAGCTATTGCAGTTGATTGGATAACGgacaatgtttatttttacagTGATAATCGTCCATATGCTATCAag GTATGCAATTTGGAACAAGGAAAGTGTGCAAAAGTTTTGACTATCAATGGAACTGGCAAAGTACAATCGATCAGCGTTGATCCAATCAAagg CTTGTTATTTTGGAGTCAAACTGATTGGCTGTCACAAAGTGGACCAAGaagtgaaatatataaatcaagtATGACTGGTACACATGTTACAGCAATAGTTACTCGACATCTCGGCGTTGTTCAAAAACTAACAATAGATTATAGAAAATCACGATTATATTGGGGTGACACGCAATTAAATGTTATTGAATCATCAAACTTAGATGGTTctgatcgtaaaatatttttagaaacagag TTTCAACCTTTGGATGTTAAAGTCTATCAAGATTCTCTTTACTGGTTACTTTCCAATACAGGTAACATAAggaaatgtaaattaaatagCAAGACTACTTGTACAACTGTTGTTGGTTCTCAAATTGTTACTAAACATTTCACCATTTTTCATAACACCATGCAACCATTAg tacGGAACAAATGTCAAGGTCAGGAATGTGCTTACATGTGCCTACTGAATGAACAAAATTTTACATGTTTTTGTCAATATGGTAAACCAATAGATAACGATTTTGCATGTAAGGaagattcaaaaatatatatttcatcaatATCGTTAAATGAACAAAAGAGAGCTAATACTCAAAACAAAGGAACGATAGCTGGCATAGCTATTGTATTGGTCGCAGTAATCACCATTTTATCTgcttattattactatcaacaactgaaaataaatcgtaggaagaaaaatgatatgaG tattcattttcaaaatccttcctatgatgaaaaaaatgaaattcggAATTCATTCAATTGTATGATATCAGCCTTACCACCTGGTGAACACGAATACATCAAtccaataattaatatatcaagcaag TTTGACGAtcaggaaaaggaaaaacaaaaaataatcgaagttCAATATTCAGATCATTCAGAAAGTGAAATCGAAGATACACAATACTCACAAAATTCAAAACTGTTACGTTaa
- the LOC127070033 gene encoding protein odd-skipped-related 1-like isoform X2, which yields MPRCLIRSMARYQKTQDRHEDTDLTWIPPSVDSKRQKRTQEVNTISTNNVWMCSGLPIVTRYTFKKNNDLLWKLKPLDESNSRGNVFFKNETLPTEYDSYHINLNEGTSLDRTEIQTIPSNTHESKLTPYQPTNDEEFIRQNVKFSGNLEGREIQTVPQTSYLTATTTTTTTTTTTMTTTTTTTTTMTTTTTTTTTTTTTTTTTMTTTMTMMTMTTTKTTTKKSSKEDKVVSEIENNQNWKRNKTMHYCPYCRKCFDRPWVLKGHLRLHTGERPFECPVCHKSFADRSNLRAHQRTRNHHQWQWRCGVCFKAFSQRRYLERHCPEACRKYRISQRREQCN from the exons ATGCCAAGATGTCTGATAAGGTCAATGGCGAGATATCAGAAGACTCAGGATCGTCACGAAg ATACAGATTTAACTTGGATCCCACCATCGGTGGATTCCAAACGACAAAAACGAACGCAAGAAGTTAATACCATTTCTACTAACAATGTTTGGATGTGTTCTGGACTTCCCATTGTAACGCGATATACATTTAAGAagaataatgatttattatggAAATTAAAACCTTTGGATGAGTCTAATTCACGTGGAAATGTATTCTTTAAGAATGAAACGTTACCAACTGAATACGATTCCTACCACATTAACCTTAATGAag GTACTTCGTTAGATCGAACAGAGATTCAAACTATACCATCGAATACTCACGAATCAAAACTTACACCGTACCAACcgacgaacgacgaagaaTTTATTCGTCAGAACGTGAAGTTTTCCGGGAACTTGGAAGGGCGCGAAATTCAAACGGTACCACAAACTTCGTATCtaactgctactactactacaacgacaactacgacaacgacaatgacaacaacaacgacgacgacaacgacgatgacgacgactacaacgacgacgacgacgacaacgacaacgacgacgacgacgatgacgacgacaatgacgatgatgacaatgacgacgacgaagacgacgacaaagAAATCATCTAAGGAAGATAAAGTGGTATCTGagattgaaaataatcaaaattggaagagaaataaaacgatgcATTATTGTCCATATTGTCGGAAATGTTTTGACAGGCCATGGGTTTTAAAAGGACATTTGAGACTTCATACTGGAGAACGACCATTTGAGTGTCCTGTTTGTCACAAATCTTTTGCCGAtcg ATCGAATTTACGAGCTCATCAAAGAACAAGAAATCATCATCAATGGCAATGGCGTTGCGGAGTATGTTTTAAAGCATTTTCACAAAGACGATATTTAGAGCGCCATTGTCCCGAAGCTTgtcgaaaatatcgaatatctcAGAGAAGAGaacaatgtaattaa
- the LOC127070033 gene encoding protein odd-skipped-related 1-like isoform X1 codes for MPRCLIRSMARYQKTQDRHEEDTDLTWIPPSVDSKRQKRTQEVNTISTNNVWMCSGLPIVTRYTFKKNNDLLWKLKPLDESNSRGNVFFKNETLPTEYDSYHINLNEGTSLDRTEIQTIPSNTHESKLTPYQPTNDEEFIRQNVKFSGNLEGREIQTVPQTSYLTATTTTTTTTTTTMTTTTTTTTTMTTTTTTTTTTTTTTTTTMTTTMTMMTMTTTKTTTKKSSKEDKVVSEIENNQNWKRNKTMHYCPYCRKCFDRPWVLKGHLRLHTGERPFECPVCHKSFADRSNLRAHQRTRNHHQWQWRCGVCFKAFSQRRYLERHCPEACRKYRISQRREQCN; via the exons ATGCCAAGATGTCTGATAAGGTCAATGGCGAGATATCAGAAGACTCAGGATCGTCACGAAg AAGATACAGATTTAACTTGGATCCCACCATCGGTGGATTCCAAACGACAAAAACGAACGCAAGAAGTTAATACCATTTCTACTAACAATGTTTGGATGTGTTCTGGACTTCCCATTGTAACGCGATATACATTTAAGAagaataatgatttattatggAAATTAAAACCTTTGGATGAGTCTAATTCACGTGGAAATGTATTCTTTAAGAATGAAACGTTACCAACTGAATACGATTCCTACCACATTAACCTTAATGAag GTACTTCGTTAGATCGAACAGAGATTCAAACTATACCATCGAATACTCACGAATCAAAACTTACACCGTACCAACcgacgaacgacgaagaaTTTATTCGTCAGAACGTGAAGTTTTCCGGGAACTTGGAAGGGCGCGAAATTCAAACGGTACCACAAACTTCGTATCtaactgctactactactacaacgacaactacgacaacgacaatgacaacaacaacgacgacgacaacgacgatgacgacgactacaacgacgacgacgacgacaacgacaacgacgacgacgacgatgacgacgacaatgacgatgatgacaatgacgacgacgaagacgacgacaaagAAATCATCTAAGGAAGATAAAGTGGTATCTGagattgaaaataatcaaaattggaagagaaataaaacgatgcATTATTGTCCATATTGTCGGAAATGTTTTGACAGGCCATGGGTTTTAAAAGGACATTTGAGACTTCATACTGGAGAACGACCATTTGAGTGTCCTGTTTGTCACAAATCTTTTGCCGAtcg ATCGAATTTACGAGCTCATCAAAGAACAAGAAATCATCATCAATGGCAATGGCGTTGCGGAGTATGTTTTAAAGCATTTTCACAAAGACGATATTTAGAGCGCCATTGTCCCGAAGCTTgtcgaaaatatcgaatatctcAGAGAAGAGaacaatgtaattaa